From Diceros bicornis minor isolate mBicDic1 chromosome 17, mDicBic1.mat.cur, whole genome shotgun sequence, the proteins below share one genomic window:
- the TMEM52B gene encoding transmembrane protein 52B isoform X2: MGVRVHAVSASALVYFIQLPWARCEENCVNSEQLLVVIGALLLLCGLTSVCFRCCLSRQQNREDEGQPPCEVTVIAFDHDSTLQNTITSLQSAFGPAARRILAVAHSHSSLGHLPSSVDTLPGYEEALRMSRFTVARCGQKAPDLSPVPEEK; this comes from the exons ATGGGAGTGCGAGTCCATGCCGTGTCAGCCTCTGCCCTGGTGTATTTCATCCAG CTTCCTTGGGCAAGATGTGAGGAGAACTGTGTCAATTCTGAACA GTTGCTGGTAGTGATTGGCGCACTGCTCCTGCTGTGTGGCCTGACTTCTGTGTGCTTCCGCTGCTGCCTGAGTCGCCAGCAGAATAGGGAAGACGAGGGCCAGCCACCCTGTGAAGTGACGGTCATCGCTTTTGATCATGACAGCACTCTCCAGAACACAATCACTT CCCTGCAGTCAGCGTTCGGCCCCGCGGCTCGAAGAATCCTGGCAGTGGCTCACTCTCACAGCTCGCTGGGCCATCTGCCCTCCTCTGTGGACACCCTCCCGGGGTACGAAGAAGCTCTTCGCATGAGTCGCTTCACGGTTGCAAGGTGCGGGCAGAAAGCTCCTGATTTATCCCCAGTGCCGGAAGAAAAGTAA
- the TMEM52B gene encoding transmembrane protein 52B isoform X1, whose amino-acid sequence MGVRVHAVSASALVYFIQLPWARCEENCVNSEHCLTTDWVHLWYIWLLVVIGALLLLCGLTSVCFRCCLSRQQNREDEGQPPCEVTVIAFDHDSTLQNTITSLQSAFGPAARRILAVAHSHSSLGHLPSSVDTLPGYEEALRMSRFTVARCGQKAPDLSPVPEEK is encoded by the exons ATGGGAGTGCGAGTCCATGCCGTGTCAGCCTCTGCCCTGGTGTATTTCATCCAG CTTCCTTGGGCAAGATGTGAGGAGAACTGTGTCAATTCTGAACA TTGCCTGACCACAGATTGGGTACATCTCTGGTATATATG GTTGCTGGTAGTGATTGGCGCACTGCTCCTGCTGTGTGGCCTGACTTCTGTGTGCTTCCGCTGCTGCCTGAGTCGCCAGCAGAATAGGGAAGACGAGGGCCAGCCACCCTGTGAAGTGACGGTCATCGCTTTTGATCATGACAGCACTCTCCAGAACACAATCACTT CCCTGCAGTCAGCGTTCGGCCCCGCGGCTCGAAGAATCCTGGCAGTGGCTCACTCTCACAGCTCGCTGGGCCATCTGCCCTCCTCTGTGGACACCCTCCCGGGGTACGAAGAAGCTCTTCGCATGAGTCGCTTCACGGTTGCAAGGTGCGGGCAGAAAGCTCCTGATTTATCCCCAGTGCCGGAAGAAAAGTAA